In Juglans microcarpa x Juglans regia isolate MS1-56 chromosome 8D, Jm3101_v1.0, whole genome shotgun sequence, the following are encoded in one genomic region:
- the LOC121242842 gene encoding uncharacterized protein LOC121242842, translated as MYGRMTANSENCFVMCSSFYPLSKLRLPPNSFSPTLDINNGKENGKKKQIPRLVCAATLSDNESDKFLLREGTGSRNNMTSGDERVMTGTTARGRRLLKIREEKRKRQYERLHNYPSWAKVLEDACKEDAELRAVLGDSIGNPDLMRKRVEERVRMKGRDFHKSKTGSILAFKVSFRDFNPLDSFIWFELYGPPSDRDVDLIGSVIQSWYVMGRLGAFNSANLQLANSSMEYNPLYDSKKGFDVMPSSFHDISDVEFQDNWGRVWVDLGTSDYFAIDVLLNCLTVLSSDYLGIQQMVFGSRCMGDWEEGMTNPEYGYKYFKI; from the exons ATGTATGGCAGAATGACGGCAAATAGCGAAAACTGTTTTGTTATGTGCTCTTCCTTTTATCCCTTGTCGAAACTAAGACTACCTCCAAATTCATTCTCTCCCACTCTCGATATTAATAACGGTAAGGAGAATGGGAAGAAGAAGCAGATTCCTCGGTTAGTTTGTGCTGCTACGCTTTCCGATAATGAGTCCGACAAATTCCTCTTAAGAGAAGGAACAGGCAGCAGAAATAACATGACCAGTGGCGACGAAAGAGTAATGACTGGAACCACCGCCAGAGGCCGCAGATTGCTCAAGATTCGGGAAGAGAAGAGGAAGCGCCAATACGAACGCCTTCACAACTATCCATCCTGGGCCAA AGTCCTAGAAGACGCCTGCAAAGAAGATGCTGAGCTCCGTGCCGTTCTCGGCGATAGCATCGGCAACCCTGACCTCATGCGCAAACGG GTTGAAGAAAGAGTTCGGATGAAGGGTCGAGACTTTCACAAATCAAAAACGGGTTCCATCCTTGCCTTCAAAGTCAGCTTTAGAGA CTTCAATCCTCTTGATTCTTTCATATGGTTTGAATTGTATGGACCACCTTCTGATCGAGATGTTGACCTTATCGGTAGT GTCATTCAATCATGGTATGTTATGGGTCGCTTGGGTGCTTTCAATTCTGCTAATCTGCAG CTGGCAAATTCATCAATGGAGTATAATCCCCTCTATGATTCAAAGAAAGGGTTCGATGTGATGCCATCTTCATTTCACGATATCAGTGATGTTGAGTTTCAGGATAACTGGGGTCGTGTTTG GGTAGACCTTGGTACTTCTGACTATTTTGCCATTGATGTACTCCTCAACTGCTTGACGGTCTTGAGTTCAGA TTATTTAGGCATTCAACAGATGGTCTTTGGCAGTCGCTGCATGGGTGACTGGGAAGAGGGGATGACAAACCCTGAGTATGGATACAAGTACTTTAAGATCTGA